The proteins below come from a single Drosophila miranda strain MSH22 chromosome Y unlocalized genomic scaffold, D.miranda_PacBio2.1 Contig_Y1_pilon, whole genome shotgun sequence genomic window:
- the LOC117185740 gene encoding uridine-cytidine kinase-like 1 isoform X1: protein MIVVACTLLWAFGTLACVGGMCPERVALLSCLSSRVGHDDRSDVTEPLYVDPYADLGNGNIGGGDILFCCPASPTTVPTKTALESPIRRAGRRQRTTSIGNQTTTANPSECIIRANNRTIYTAGRPPWYNCAGQQVEPFVIGICGGSASGKTTVAEKIIESLDVPWVTLLSMDCFYKILNEKQHEQALINEYNFDHPDAFDIELLIDVLTKLKEGRKVEVPVYNFVTHCRETHTKTMYGANVIIFEGILTFHSPEVLRLLDMKIFVDTDPDIRLARRLKRDISQRGRDLRGVLKQYLNMVKPSYANYIAPTMAHADIIVPRGGENKVAIHLIVQHVHTQLQLRGFKLRETLANWPTYKDQPMPHSLHLLDPTPQIKGLHTFIRCRNTSRDEFIFYSKRLIRLVIEYALSLFPFKMTTVETPQGVLYEGKRMASRKICGVSILRAGETMEQAVCDVCKDIRIGKILIQTNLKTGEPELYYLRLPKDIKDYKVILMDATVATGAAAMMAIRVLLDHDVPEDNIILVSLLMAEIGVHSIAYAFPKVKIVTSALDPEINSKFYVIPGIGNFGDRYFGTEPSDDY, encoded by the exons ATGATTGTTGTTGCTTGCACTTTGTTGTGGGCTTTCGGCACGCTTGCATGTGTGGGAGGCATGTGCCCAGAGAGGGTTGCGTTGCTGTCCTGCCTTTCGAGTAGAGTAGGTCA CGATGATCGTTCCGATGTGACAGAACCGCTCTACGTCGATCCCTATGCGGATCTGGGCAATGGGAATATCGGCGGCGGGGATATTCTATTCTGCTGCCCGGCCTCGCCCACAACAGTGCCTACCAAGACGGCGCTGGAGTCGCCTATACGACGTGCTGGGCGGCGCCAGCGCACTACATCGATTGGTAATCAGACAACTACCGCAAATCCGTCCGAGTGCATTATACGGGCCAACAATCGTACCATCTATACAGCCGGTCGTCCGCCATGGTACAACTGTGCCGGTCAGCAGGTGGAGCCCTTTGTCATAG GAATCTGCGGCGGCAGTGCATCGGGGAAGACAACTGTGGCCGAGAAAATCATAGAGAGCCTTGATGTGCCCTGGGTAACTTTGTTGTCCATGGACTGTTTCTACAAG ATCCTGAATGAGAAGCAGCACGAGCAAGCTCTGATCAACGAGTACAACTTTGATCATCCGGATGCCTTTGACATCGAGTTGCTGATCGATGTGCTCACGAAGCTGAAGGAGGGCCGCAAGGTGGAGGTCCCGGTATATAACTTTGTCACCCATTGCCGTGAGACCCATACGAAGACCATGTACGGCGCCAATGTCATCATATTCGAGGGCATTCTCACCTTCCACAGTCCTGAGGTCCTCAGGCTGTTGGACATGAAGATATTCGTGGACACAGATCCGGATATACGTCTGGCCAGGCGCCTGAAGCG CGACATTTCACAACGTGGACGCGACCTGAGGGGTGTGCTCAAGCAATACCTGAACATGGTGAAGCCTTCGTATGCCAATTATATAGCCCCAACCATGGCCCATGCGGATATCATCGTGCCACGAGGCGGCGAGAACAAAGTCGCCATCCATCTCATTGTACAGCACGTGCACACCCAGCTGCAACTG CGCGGGTTCAAGCTGCGCGAGACGCTGGCCAACTGGCCAACGTACAAGGACCAGCCAATGCCACATTCTCTGCATTTACTGGACCCCACGCCCCAAATCAAGGGCCTACACACGTTTATCCGTTGCCGGAATACGTCCAGAGATGAGTTCATCTTTTATTCAAAGCGCCTTATTCGCCTGGTCATCGAGTATGCCTTGAGCCTGTTTCCCTTCAAGATGACCACTGTGGAGACACCGCAGGGAGTGCTATACGAAGGCAAGCGCATGGCCTCTCGAAAGATCTGCGGCGTTTCCATATTGCGTGCCGGCGAGACCATGGAGCAGGCCGTCTGTGATGTGTGCAAGGACATACGTATTGGGAAAATCCTCATACAGACCAATCTTAAGACCGGGGAGCCAGAGCTTTACTACCTGAGGCTGCCCAAAGACATAAAAGACTACAAGGTGATACTAATGGATGCCACCGTTGCCACTGGGGCTGCGGCCATGATGGCAATTCGTGTCCTCCTAGATCACGATGTGCCCGAAGATAACATCATTCTGGTCTCGCTGCTGATGGCCGAAATCGGTGTACACTCCATTGCATATGCCTTTCCTAAG GTTAAAATCGTTACTTCCGCTCTAGATCCGGAGATTAATAGTAAGTTTTATGTAATACCCGGCATTGGTAACTTTGGCGATCGCTACTTCGGCACGGAGCCCTCGGACGACTACTAG
- the LOC117189923 gene encoding threonylcarbamoyladenosine tRNA methylthiotransferase-like has protein sequence MHQLEQDFPGNDIDDIEDLISAEDVKPQERFQNKKSVTVRAKKRVQIKPETDAEEKPNPRPTIYESVIPGTQKVFVKTWGCAHNNSDSEYMAGQLAAYGYKLSGKDEADLWLLNSCTVKNPSEDTFRNEIESGMSNGKHVVVAGCVPQGAPKSDYLRGLSVIGVQQIDRVVEVVEETLKGHSVRQLQNKKVHGRRVAGAPLSQPKVRKNPLIEIISINTGCLNQCTYCKTKHARGDLASYPPQEIVDRARQSFAEGCCEVWLTSEDTGAYGRDIGSSLPELLWKLVEVIPEHCMLRVGMTNPPYILEHLEEVAKVLQHRRVYAFLHVPVQSGSDSVLGEMKREYCRKDFEHVVDFLRERDPGFTIATDIICGFPTETEEDFEETMTLCGRYRFPSLFINQFFPRPGTPAAKMERIPANLVKKRTKRLTDLFYSYEPYAQRVGEMYTVLVTEISHDKLHYVGHNKSYEQVLLPMQDNLLGTRVHVRITSVSKFSMVGEILDDERDWTRCAKKQEAPMELTMTGRNRDKLIQRYMGIALVVGSLAFLLQLLIRFL, from the exons ATGCACCAGCTTGAACAGGACTTTCCAGGCAACGATATTGATGATATCGAGGATCTGATATCTGCCGAAGATGTCAAGCCGCAGGAGCGTTTCCAGAACAAAAAGAGTGTGACGGTGCGCGCCAAGAAGCGTGTGCAAATCAAGCCGGAGACCGATGCCGAAGAGAAGCCCAATCCCCGGCCCACCATTTACGAGAGTGTTATACCTGGAACTCAAAAGGTGTTTGTGAAGACATGGGGATGCGCCCACAACAACTCGGACTCCGAGTACATGGCCGGGCAGCTGGCAGCGTATGGTTACAAACTTAGCGGTAAAGATGAAGCAGATCTGTGGCTGCTCAACAGCTGCACCGTGAAGAATCCATCCGAGGACACCTTTCGCAATGAGATCGAGTCGGGGATGAGCAACGGCAAGCATGTTGTGGTGGCAGGCTGCGTGCCCCAGGGAGCGCCAAAGTCCGACTATTTGCGTGGCCTGTCTGTGATCGGAGTGCAGCAGATCGATCGCGTCGTGGAGGTGGTGGAAGAGACTCTGAAGGGACATAGCGTACGGCAACTGCAAAACAAGAAGGTACATGGTCGTCGGGTGGCCGGAGCTCCACTGTCACAACCCAAGGTGCGGAAGAATCCACTCATCGAGATAATATCCATAAACACGGGCTGTCTGAACCAGTGCACATACTGCAAAACGAAGCATGCTCGCGGAGACCTGGCCAGCTATCCACCCCAGGAGATTGTGGATCGTGCGCGACAGTCCTTTGCGGAAGGCTGTTGCGAGGTCTGGCTAACATCGGAAGACACTGGGGCCTACGGCCGAGACATAGGCAGTTCCCTGCCAGAGCTGCTCTGGAAACTGGTCGAAGTTATCCCAGAGCACTGCATGCTGCGTGTGGGCATGACGAATCCCCCCTACATTCTGGAGCATCTGGAAGAGGTGGCAAAGGTACTACAGCACCGACGTGTCTATGCCTTTTTACATGTTCCCGTTCAG AGCGGCAGTGACTCGGTGCTGGGCGAGATGAAGCGCGAATATTGTCGCAAAGATTTCGAGCACGTGGTGGACTTTCTTCGTGAACGTGATCCTGGCTTTACCATTGCCACCGACATCATTTGCGGTTTTCCCACAGAGACCGAAGAAGATTTCGAGGAGACGATGACGCTGTGCGGCAGATACCGCTTCCCCAGCTTGTTCATCAATCAGTTCTTTCCCCGGCCTGGCACACCGGCAGCGAAAATGGAGCGCATACCCGCCAACCTGGTAAAGAAGCGCACTAAACGACTGACGGATCTCTTCTACAGCTACGAGCCGTATGCGCAGCGAGTGGGCGAAATGTACACGGTTCTGGTCACGGAAATCTCTCACGACAAGCTCCACTATGTGGGGCACAACAAAAGCTATGAGCAGGTCCTGCTGCCCATGCAGGACAATCTGCTGGGCACGCGGGTCCACGTCCGAATTACCAGTGTCAGCAAATTCAGCATGGTGGGCGAGATTCTGGACGATGAGCGGGACTGGACGCGATGTGCAAAAAAGCAAGAGGCTCCAATGGAATTAACGATGACCGGGAGGAATCGAGACAAGCTGATCCAGCGCTATATGGGCATTGCCCTTGTGGTGGGAAGCCTGGCTTTTCTGCTGCAGTTGCTCATAAGGTTTCTCTAG
- the LOC117185740 gene encoding uridine-cytidine kinase-like 1 isoform X2, with product MSVTQTKQIKFYNASSSASSDSDDRSDVTEPLYVDPYADLGNGNIGGGDILFCCPASPTTVPTKTALESPIRRAGRRQRTTSIGNQTTTANPSECIIRANNRTIYTAGRPPWYNCAGQQVEPFVIGICGGSASGKTTVAEKIIESLDVPWVTLLSMDCFYKILNEKQHEQALINEYNFDHPDAFDIELLIDVLTKLKEGRKVEVPVYNFVTHCRETHTKTMYGANVIIFEGILTFHSPEVLRLLDMKIFVDTDPDIRLARRLKRDISQRGRDLRGVLKQYLNMVKPSYANYIAPTMAHADIIVPRGGENKVAIHLIVQHVHTQLQLRGFKLRETLANWPTYKDQPMPHSLHLLDPTPQIKGLHTFIRCRNTSRDEFIFYSKRLIRLVIEYALSLFPFKMTTVETPQGVLYEGKRMASRKICGVSILRAGETMEQAVCDVCKDIRIGKILIQTNLKTGEPELYYLRLPKDIKDYKVILMDATVATGAAAMMAIRVLLDHDVPEDNIILVSLLMAEIGVHSIAYAFPKVKIVTSALDPEINSKFYVIPGIGNFGDRYFGTEPSDDY from the exons ATGTCTGTAACGCAGACgaaacaaatcaaattttaCAACGCATCGAGTTCCGCGAGCTCCGACAG CGATGATCGTTCCGATGTGACAGAACCGCTCTACGTCGATCCCTATGCGGATCTGGGCAATGGGAATATCGGCGGCGGGGATATTCTATTCTGCTGCCCGGCCTCGCCCACAACAGTGCCTACCAAGACGGCGCTGGAGTCGCCTATACGACGTGCTGGGCGGCGCCAGCGCACTACATCGATTGGTAATCAGACAACTACCGCAAATCCGTCCGAGTGCATTATACGGGCCAACAATCGTACCATCTATACAGCCGGTCGTCCGCCATGGTACAACTGTGCCGGTCAGCAGGTGGAGCCCTTTGTCATAG GAATCTGCGGCGGCAGTGCATCGGGGAAGACAACTGTGGCCGAGAAAATCATAGAGAGCCTTGATGTGCCCTGGGTAACTTTGTTGTCCATGGACTGTTTCTACAAG ATCCTGAATGAGAAGCAGCACGAGCAAGCTCTGATCAACGAGTACAACTTTGATCATCCGGATGCCTTTGACATCGAGTTGCTGATCGATGTGCTCACGAAGCTGAAGGAGGGCCGCAAGGTGGAGGTCCCGGTATATAACTTTGTCACCCATTGCCGTGAGACCCATACGAAGACCATGTACGGCGCCAATGTCATCATATTCGAGGGCATTCTCACCTTCCACAGTCCTGAGGTCCTCAGGCTGTTGGACATGAAGATATTCGTGGACACAGATCCGGATATACGTCTGGCCAGGCGCCTGAAGCG CGACATTTCACAACGTGGACGCGACCTGAGGGGTGTGCTCAAGCAATACCTGAACATGGTGAAGCCTTCGTATGCCAATTATATAGCCCCAACCATGGCCCATGCGGATATCATCGTGCCACGAGGCGGCGAGAACAAAGTCGCCATCCATCTCATTGTACAGCACGTGCACACCCAGCTGCAACTG CGCGGGTTCAAGCTGCGCGAGACGCTGGCCAACTGGCCAACGTACAAGGACCAGCCAATGCCACATTCTCTGCATTTACTGGACCCCACGCCCCAAATCAAGGGCCTACACACGTTTATCCGTTGCCGGAATACGTCCAGAGATGAGTTCATCTTTTATTCAAAGCGCCTTATTCGCCTGGTCATCGAGTATGCCTTGAGCCTGTTTCCCTTCAAGATGACCACTGTGGAGACACCGCAGGGAGTGCTATACGAAGGCAAGCGCATGGCCTCTCGAAAGATCTGCGGCGTTTCCATATTGCGTGCCGGCGAGACCATGGAGCAGGCCGTCTGTGATGTGTGCAAGGACATACGTATTGGGAAAATCCTCATACAGACCAATCTTAAGACCGGGGAGCCAGAGCTTTACTACCTGAGGCTGCCCAAAGACATAAAAGACTACAAGGTGATACTAATGGATGCCACCGTTGCCACTGGGGCTGCGGCCATGATGGCAATTCGTGTCCTCCTAGATCACGATGTGCCCGAAGATAACATCATTCTGGTCTCGCTGCTGATGGCCGAAATCGGTGTACACTCCATTGCATATGCCTTTCCTAAG GTTAAAATCGTTACTTCCGCTCTAGATCCGGAGATTAATAGTAAGTTTTATGTAATACCCGGCATTGGTAACTTTGGCGATCGCTACTTCGGCACGGAGCCCTCGGACGACTACTAG
- the LOC117185740 gene encoding uridine-cytidine kinase-like 1 isoform X3, giving the protein MSSITFLCSKSNGNNNHSDVQRRKPASAFTSASASVAVAAASGLLTIAVQPQQQSKVKAAAAVAKTNGHIDDRSDVTEPLYVDPYADLGNGNIGGGDILFCCPASPTTVPTKTALESPIRRAGRRQRTTSIGNQTTTANPSECIIRANNRTIYTAGRPPWYNCAGQQVEPFVIGICGGSASGKTTVAEKIIESLDVPWVTLLSMDCFYKILNEKQHEQALINEYNFDHPDAFDIELLIDVLTKLKEGRKVEVPVYNFVTHCRETHTKTMYGANVIIFEGILTFHSPEVLRLLDMKIFVDTDPDIRLARRLKRDISQRGRDLRGVLKQYLNMVKPSYANYIAPTMAHADIIVPRGGENKVAIHLIVQHVHTQLQLRGFKLRETLANWPTYKDQPMPHSLHLLDPTPQIKGLHTFIRCRNTSRDEFIFYSKRLIRLVIEYALSLFPFKMTTVETPQGVLYEGKRMASRKICGVSILRAGETMEQAVCDVCKDIRIGKILIQTNLKTGEPELYYLRLPKDIKDYKVILMDATVATGAAAMMAIRVLLDHDVPEDNIILVSLLMAEIGVHSIAYAFPKVKIVTSALDPEINSKFYVIPGIGNFGDRYFGTEPSDDY; this is encoded by the exons ATGAGCAGCATCACGTTTTTGTGCAGCAAGTCGAATGGCAACAACAATCACAGCGATGTCCAAAGGAGAAAACCAGCATCAGCATTTACATCTGCGTCCGCATCCGTCGCCGTTGCCGCCGCCAGCGGTCTACTAACCATCGCAGtccagccgcagcagcagtcaAAGGTTAAGGCCGCCGCTGCCGTAGCCAAAACCAATGGGCACAT CGATGATCGTTCCGATGTGACAGAACCGCTCTACGTCGATCCCTATGCGGATCTGGGCAATGGGAATATCGGCGGCGGGGATATTCTATTCTGCTGCCCGGCCTCGCCCACAACAGTGCCTACCAAGACGGCGCTGGAGTCGCCTATACGACGTGCTGGGCGGCGCCAGCGCACTACATCGATTGGTAATCAGACAACTACCGCAAATCCGTCCGAGTGCATTATACGGGCCAACAATCGTACCATCTATACAGCCGGTCGTCCGCCATGGTACAACTGTGCCGGTCAGCAGGTGGAGCCCTTTGTCATAG GAATCTGCGGCGGCAGTGCATCGGGGAAGACAACTGTGGCCGAGAAAATCATAGAGAGCCTTGATGTGCCCTGGGTAACTTTGTTGTCCATGGACTGTTTCTACAAG ATCCTGAATGAGAAGCAGCACGAGCAAGCTCTGATCAACGAGTACAACTTTGATCATCCGGATGCCTTTGACATCGAGTTGCTGATCGATGTGCTCACGAAGCTGAAGGAGGGCCGCAAGGTGGAGGTCCCGGTATATAACTTTGTCACCCATTGCCGTGAGACCCATACGAAGACCATGTACGGCGCCAATGTCATCATATTCGAGGGCATTCTCACCTTCCACAGTCCTGAGGTCCTCAGGCTGTTGGACATGAAGATATTCGTGGACACAGATCCGGATATACGTCTGGCCAGGCGCCTGAAGCG CGACATTTCACAACGTGGACGCGACCTGAGGGGTGTGCTCAAGCAATACCTGAACATGGTGAAGCCTTCGTATGCCAATTATATAGCCCCAACCATGGCCCATGCGGATATCATCGTGCCACGAGGCGGCGAGAACAAAGTCGCCATCCATCTCATTGTACAGCACGTGCACACCCAGCTGCAACTG CGCGGGTTCAAGCTGCGCGAGACGCTGGCCAACTGGCCAACGTACAAGGACCAGCCAATGCCACATTCTCTGCATTTACTGGACCCCACGCCCCAAATCAAGGGCCTACACACGTTTATCCGTTGCCGGAATACGTCCAGAGATGAGTTCATCTTTTATTCAAAGCGCCTTATTCGCCTGGTCATCGAGTATGCCTTGAGCCTGTTTCCCTTCAAGATGACCACTGTGGAGACACCGCAGGGAGTGCTATACGAAGGCAAGCGCATGGCCTCTCGAAAGATCTGCGGCGTTTCCATATTGCGTGCCGGCGAGACCATGGAGCAGGCCGTCTGTGATGTGTGCAAGGACATACGTATTGGGAAAATCCTCATACAGACCAATCTTAAGACCGGGGAGCCAGAGCTTTACTACCTGAGGCTGCCCAAAGACATAAAAGACTACAAGGTGATACTAATGGATGCCACCGTTGCCACTGGGGCTGCGGCCATGATGGCAATTCGTGTCCTCCTAGATCACGATGTGCCCGAAGATAACATCATTCTGGTCTCGCTGCTGATGGCCGAAATCGGTGTACACTCCATTGCATATGCCTTTCCTAAG GTTAAAATCGTTACTTCCGCTCTAGATCCGGAGATTAATAGTAAGTTTTATGTAATACCCGGCATTGGTAACTTTGGCGATCGCTACTTCGGCACGGAGCCCTCGGACGACTACTAG